TTGTCAAGATTGTCTACGCCTAAAATGGTATCAATTATGCCTCTACCATTCATGAATCTAAGGAAGTAAGCTTCAAAATCGATACATTCAGCAATCTCCTTCAACTGCTCTCTATCATATCCTTTCTCAGATGCAAGATTTACATATTGTTCCACTTCATCTGCTTCTGCACGGTCTCCTAAAACTGCTATAGCCGGCAAGTGTTTTACTAAATCTTCAACATCTGGATTTATGATGTGTGCAACTTCAGTAGCTAATGCTCCAGCAGTTATTTGTGAATCTCCTCCAACAAGATAAGGATTTACATGAGTGTCAACGTATTCATCCACTGCAACAGTACCTGCAATAATGTCTTCATTGTTGCACTCTGCACTTCCATCAATTGTTTCTCCATTTTTCAATGTTTTTGTAATCAATTCTCCAGGGAAGTGATGGTCAATAACAACTATTTCAATATCATAGATTTTTGCCTGCATCAATGCTACAATGTCTTCCTCAGTGGAACCATTGTCCAATAACACAATCAATGGCAATTTTTGCCCATGTCTTTCAAAGTCTTCCAATGCAAAGGATAAGTCCTTAACCACATCTTCCAATTCATAGAATGGCGCTTTACTAGGAGAACGTTTGAAGTAGTGATATTCTGCATCATTATCCGGATTGAACTCTTTTAATAAGGGGATCACTGCTTTTTCCATTGCAACTCCTGCACAAATACCATCTGCATCTGCATGGTGTCTAACAAGGATAGATCTTCCGTCTAAAATTGCTCTTCTGATAACTTTTGCAGCTTCTCTCATTTTAGGTTTTAACCTATCTAAAACTGGGCTTTGGATTAAGAAATCAACATCATCAGGTTCTGCTTTTTTATCTAAAGCAATATCAATGAATTCCTTCATTTTGTTTGCTTCTTCATCTCCAAGCTTTTCAATGCTGCTTGATTCTATTTGAATTTCACCATTATGCTTATTGACTTCTCCAATTACCTCTACAATGTCCCCTATTTCAATTTCAGGGTACATTCTAACTCCAGGTTCATTAAATGCTGCAGCCCAGGTAATTGCAGTTTCATCAGTGATTGTAAAAATAGTTGGTCCAGATGTCTGTTGGATTTGTATAACTTCTCCATAGACTTTAACGACATTACCCATTGAAGAATCATCAAGTGTTTCGATTTTGGTTCTTTTGATGTTTTTCTTGACTTTTTTAATCACATATTCCCCTTTGAAAACGCTTGCAGGAGCCATATCCACTTCACGTTTTCTCTCTTTGATTTGGGTGATTCTTACAAATACATAATCTCCAACTTTATTTGTAGAATTACGTGTTCTCATGAGTCCCCAAACCTGATTGTTTAAGCTAACAAAAAGACCATATCTTTCCACTCTTGTAACTTTACCTCTATAGATGGAATTAAGCTCTAAGTCACTCATTTCGCATAATCCATCTAATTCATAAACAATTTCCTTTCCAGAAATATCTGATTCCACAACAATTTTTTCTGGATTTTTCTCTCTTTCCAATTGTTTTTTCATTTTTTCCTCTTCATGTTTTTCTGCACATTCATCACAGTAATTCTTATCAGAGTCAATACGTTTTCCACATTCATTGCAAACAGTAATTTCACCAGTTCCATTACAGTAGGAACAGTCTTCCAAAACATCTACCATTCCCTTTCCATCACATACTTCACATGGAACATCCTGATCTGCATCTAAATCAAACTTAGCTCTAGCATTACTGTTTACACCTTTAAAGTGGTTTTTCATTTCAAATGTATCTACATAACCGGTTCCATCACAATTTTCACATATTTTTGTATCTACAGCTATGGAACCAGTCCCATTACATTTTGGGCATGCTTTTTTCATTTTTCCCCCTCATAGATCTTTCTAATAAATTGAATAATTCAAATAAAAATATAAATTATTATGTTGAATAATCCCTATTTTAGATTATTAGATTATTCCTGCTTTTTTGAAAATTTCTGAGTTTTCTTCTACTAATTGATTTCTTTCACCTTGAAGTATCACTGCTTTTTTCATTAGATTATTAGCTGATTGAGCATATGAATTTCCTGAATATGCATCATTATTTGCATAATATTGAATAGCTAAATAAAGCTCATCACTTGCCTGTTTCTTTAATGACACTTCTTCTTTAATCAAATCAATGTACTCTTTATATACACTTTCATTTAAGTCATCTTGATAGTCTTCAATTTCTGAAAGTTTTGTTTCTGCATCATTGAATTTTTCCTTTGCAATTTGAATGTTATTGTTTCCACTTGCATAATCACGGCTATTTATGGAGCTGATTGCAGCATTATAATCGTTATCGCCTTCAGTAATATCAGTGTTCAAATCTTTCATTCTATTGTTTATATTATCAATAGGACTGTTAATGCAACCGCTTATACTAACAACTGCTATCAATACTAAAACAATTAATATAATATCTTTTCTCATGCTATCAAAATTTAATTTTTTTATTTAAAAATTACAGTTAATTATTTTTAGTTTTTATTATAATTTTATTATAGTTAATAATTTTATAAATTTTACTTATATAATATTAATATTATGAATTTCATATTTTATAAAATTTAGTAATTTGATGAAAAATAAGATTATTTTAAGATTATTAAAATTAGGAAAAATAGAGAAATAATTTAAAAAAATGTTTTAAAAAAATAAAAAATAGAAAAGTATTATTTAAAATAAATAATACTTAGGAATGCCATAAACCGTGGATGTTACAATATTCAATAGCTTTTACATCTTCAACTTCTGCATTTACATCGAATACTGCTTTAGGTTCATCACCAGGTTTTAAGTTTGCACGGTAAACTTGGTCTCCTACAATTAATTCAACAAAGTTAATGTAATGTTCCTCTAACATTGGGTGAGCTTCTTCTCCCATAGTTACGACAATTTTGCCGTCTTCTTTAGTGATAACTGGGATGTGTTTTACTCCACCTTCTGGTAATTGTCTAGGTTCTAAAAGTTCCATTGCTTCTCCACAGCATACTAATTCTCCAGCACCTTCAACAATAACTTCTACCATGTTTCCACAGTGGTTACATCTGTAAATTTCATTGATTTTAACCATATTATTACCTCCAAATAATAATTAATTCTACTTTGTCCCTTTCAATATATAAAGTTTTATATTATTGAAACATTTAAGGTTTATGGGTTAAAATTTATGAGATTTTACATTTTTTAGTTTAAATGAGTTCAAATTTTAAAATATTTTATAAAAACTTTTTATATTTGTAAAAATATAAATATATAATAAGATATTAAATTTCAAAAAAGTTTCAATGGAGGTAAAGTTAAGCCTTTCATTTTTAATGTTTTTTATAAGATTTTCAACACTTTTCTGAAATTTGAAATTTTTAATTAATTTAAGAAAATTTAAAATTTAATAGGCATAAGTTGAAAGTATTTGGATTGTAAAATTTGGATTGTAAGTTAAATTTAAGTATGCCTAATGTTTAAGCGATGTGAGATTATGAGTTTAATTATTGCTTATGTAGGAAAGAAAGGATGTGTAATGGCAGGAGATAAGAGAAGAATTGCCTATTTCGGTTCTAAAGAGGAACGTGAACTTTTAGAACAGGAAATTTACACCGGTGAAATTACCAGTGATGAAGAATTATACGCAAGAGCCGAAGAGCTTGGGATAAGCCTTAAAGTTACAGATGATGCAACTAAAGTAAAAAGTGTAGAAAATGTAGCTGTAGGAGAGGTCAGTTCAAGAGGAACTATGGAAACCAAAAGGAAAAGAATTTACGGTACAACCAACGGTTTCCAGATTATTGAGTTAACTGGATCTGAAATAGTTAATTCAAAAAAAGGAGAGTCCTCAATTATCGTATTTGGTAATAAGATTACAAAATCATTAGCTAATGAAATGCTTAAGAAAAGATGGAAACCTAGTTTTAGCTTGAAATATATGGGAGATATCTTCGGTCAAATCATAGATGATATTTCTAAAAAAACTCCTTCTTTAGGTACTAAATATGATGTTGTCATCCAACAAAACAACTTGTCTAAAGACAAAGTTCAAGATTATTTAGATGAAGTAATTGAAAGAGATGTAAATCTTTTAGCTAAGTTTAGAACAAAACTCCGAGAGGATTTATTAAAACAAAATGAGACAATTAAATTAGCATCTACAATAATAGATGAGGGTCCTGTTGGAATTGTTGATTCAATTGATGATAAGATGATTCAAGTGAAATTAAATCCTGATGTAAGGGCATTTGACATCAATTGGAAACTTCTTGCAAAACCTAGTGAAAATGTTATCATGTTTGTTGAAGGTGAAGATGATGCATTATTAAAGGACCAAGTTGTTATTGAAAATGAAGTTTTATGCATTAAACGTAATAAGGCTAATTTAAAATGTGATATTATTTTATGTCATCTTGAATAAATAGTGTTTATTGTCGATTAAGTATTTAGATTGATTGCATTTAGAGTTATTTTATATTTTTTATAAAAGGTGACAATAATGAAAATTACATTTTTAGGCTCTGGAGGTGGTAGATTTGCCACCATCAGTCAGAAAAGAATGACTGGGGGCTTTAGAATTGATGATTTCGGAGGAAAAAATTATCAAGTCGACCCAGGTCCTGGAGCATTGGTCAGATCGTATCAGTTTGGAGTAAATCCAACAAAAATTGATGGGGTTTTTATTTCACATTCCCATACAGACCATTATAATGATGCTGAAATATTTATTGAAGCAATGACAAGGGGAATGACAAAGAATAATGGTATCATCATGGGGAGCCAAACCGTTTTTGAAAAGTTCCAACGTTGGGGTCCTGCTATTTCAAGTTATCATAAAAGCAATTCTAAAAATCTGATTTTAACCCCTAATAAAATAGCACGTTTTCCTTCATTTACCATTAAAGGTACTGAAACAAGGCATGGTGACCCTACAGGTGTTGGTTTCCAAATAGAGAATAATGGCTTTAAGATTTCATATACCTCTGACACTGAATATTTTGATGAATTGCCTAAATATCATAAAAATGCAGACATTTTAATAGGTAGTGTTTTAAGACCAGGCCCAAGATCCATTAGGGGACATATGTGCACTGATAATTTCATTGATATTGTTGAGCAAGTCAAGCCAAGTTTAGCGATTATGACCCACTTTGGTTTCAAGATGATTGCGGCAAATCCAGTTGAAGAGGCAATAAGAGTCTCTAAAAAGACTGGAGTTAGAACATTAGCTGCTTTTGATGGTATGAAAGTGGATATCAATGAGAAATATCCTGAACGTTCTAAAATGATTCGTCTTAAGGACAGGTTTGCAAATCGCATAAAACAAGAGGATGTATATTCCCTTAATTTCGAATCAAAACCCAATAAAAAAAGGAATAATAAGAAAAATAATTATAATAATTAAATTAATTTTCTTATTTTATTTTTTTAATTTCTATTTCTTTAATTTCATTTTTTAATTTCTATTATTTTTCTATTTTTTTAATATAATAATTTTTTATTTTTCAGCTGTTTTTTTTCATTTCATGTAATTTCAAGATTTCTACATGAGATTCCTATTTTGATTTAAATGGATTTATTCAAGTTTGTTGGATGAATAAATCCGCTACTAATCATATGGTCTGCTAAAATTATAGCTGTAGCTGATTCGGCAACTGCAGTTACTCTTGGACAGATACATGGATC
This uncultured Methanobrevibacter sp. DNA region includes the following protein-coding sequences:
- a CDS encoding MBL fold metallo-hydrolase, with translation MKITFLGSGGGRFATISQKRMTGGFRIDDFGGKNYQVDPGPGALVRSYQFGVNPTKIDGVFISHSHTDHYNDAEIFIEAMTRGMTKNNGIIMGSQTVFEKFQRWGPAISSYHKSNSKNLILTPNKIARFPSFTIKGTETRHGDPTGVGFQIENNGFKISYTSDTEYFDELPKYHKNADILIGSVLRPGPRSIRGHMCTDNFIDIVEQVKPSLAIMTHFGFKMIAANPVEEAIRVSKKTGVRTLAAFDGMKVDINEKYPERSKMIRLKDRFANRIKQEDVYSLNFESKPNKKRNNKKNNYNN
- a CDS encoding DHH family phosphoesterase, which encodes MKKACPKCNGTGSIAVDTKICENCDGTGYVDTFEMKNHFKGVNSNARAKFDLDADQDVPCEVCDGKGMVDVLEDCSYCNGTGEITVCNECGKRIDSDKNYCDECAEKHEEEKMKKQLEREKNPEKIVVESDISGKEIVYELDGLCEMSDLELNSIYRGKVTRVERYGLFVSLNNQVWGLMRTRNSTNKVGDYVFVRITQIKERKREVDMAPASVFKGEYVIKKVKKNIKRTKIETLDDSSMGNVVKVYGEVIQIQQTSGPTIFTITDETAITWAAAFNEPGVRMYPEIEIGDIVEVIGEVNKHNGEIQIESSSIEKLGDEEANKMKEFIDIALDKKAEPDDVDFLIQSPVLDRLKPKMREAAKVIRRAILDGRSILVRHHADADGICAGVAMEKAVIPLLKEFNPDNDAEYHYFKRSPSKAPFYELEDVVKDLSFALEDFERHGQKLPLIVLLDNGSTEEDIVALMQAKIYDIEIVVIDHHFPGELITKTLKNGETIDGSAECNNEDIIAGTVAVDEYVDTHVNPYLVGGDSQITAGALATEVAHIINPDVEDLVKHLPAIAVLGDRAEADEVEQYVNLASEKGYDREQLKEIAECIDFEAYFLRFMNGRGIIDTILGVDNLDKHPKMVEALYKEYLKRVDTQMKAALPNIKRVKLENGIYFNVLDVEKYAHKFTFPAPGKTCGFVHDKIVKEIGEDKPIITLGHGPDFGVLRATDSVHKIFGFNVNNIVISLADKIPQAGIDGGGHECAGSIKYIEGLGKEVLNQLLSEIQNMTNE
- a CDS encoding DUF2121 family protein, translated to MSLIIAYVGKKGCVMAGDKRRIAYFGSKEERELLEQEIYTGEITSDEELYARAEELGISLKVTDDATKVKSVENVAVGEVSSRGTMETKRKRIYGTTNGFQIIELTGSEIVNSKKGESSIIVFGNKITKSLANEMLKKRWKPSFSLKYMGDIFGQIIDDISKKTPSLGTKYDVVIQQNNLSKDKVQDYLDEVIERDVNLLAKFRTKLREDLLKQNETIKLASTIIDEGPVGIVDSIDDKMIQVKLNPDVRAFDINWKLLAKPSENVIMFVEGEDDALLKDQVVIENEVLCIKRNKANLKCDIILCHLE
- a CDS encoding desulfoferrodoxin, which codes for MVKINEIYRCNHCGNMVEVIVEGAGELVCCGEAMELLEPRQLPEGGVKHIPVITKEDGKIVVTMGEEAHPMLEEHYINFVELIVGDQVYRANLKPGDEPKAVFDVNAEVEDVKAIEYCNIHGLWHS